From the Campylobacter concisus genome, one window contains:
- a CDS encoding ABC transporter ATP-binding protein, which translates to MINIRGVSLVYNQNKQNEFCALRNINLDINDGELVILKGISGSGKSTLLSLIALLQKPTSGEILIDGTNIAKLPDAFCSELRHKRLGLIFQNFNLIEGLSVYENLLAPFALTNFKANVRDEMIKKALSLANIAHKKDENVSNLSGGERQRCAVARALSMDADIILADEPTANLDRQNARAFLGLLESFKALKKSVIVATHDSIFDELTVTDRVVSLQNGEIV; encoded by the coding sequence ATGATAAATATAAGAGGTGTTAGCCTAGTTTATAACCAAAACAAACAAAATGAGTTTTGTGCTTTAAGAAATATAAATTTAGATATTAATGACGGCGAGCTAGTAATACTAAAAGGCATTAGTGGAAGCGGTAAAAGCACCCTACTTTCTCTTATCGCCCTACTTCAAAAGCCAACTAGTGGAGAAATTTTGATAGATGGCACTAACATTGCAAAGCTACCTGATGCTTTTTGCTCTGAGCTTAGACACAAAAGACTTGGACTTATCTTTCAAAATTTTAACCTCATTGAGGGGCTAAGTGTATATGAAAATTTACTAGCTCCATTTGCTCTAACAAATTTCAAGGCAAATGTGCGAGACGAGATGATAAAAAAGGCTCTAAGCCTCGCAAATATCGCTCATAAAAAAGATGAGAACGTATCAAATTTAAGTGGTGGTGAGCGTCAAAGATGTGCGGTAGCTAGGGCTTTATCTATGGATGCTGACATCATCTTGGCTGATGAGCCAACGGCAAATTTAGACAGACAAAATGCACGTGCTTTTTTAGGCTTACTAGAGTCTTTTAAGGCTCTAAAAAAGAGTGTTATTGTCGCTACTCACGATAGCATTTTTGATGAGCTAACTGTCACAGATAGGGTTGTTTCTTTACAAAACGGAGAGATAGTATGA
- a CDS encoding pseudouridine synthase, with translation MEKTRLNKFISHNTNYSRREADELIKAGKVSIAGRVVSDLATSVDEDDKVRINGRLIKLKKEFTVIVYHKQKGELVSKKDDRGRKTIYDTLDKKFAKFVSVGRLDYASEGLLLLTDAPAIATALMNSDIEREYYLKVKGEISKEVIEAMTNGFFAKDATKGAHAKTTIKSMEFKPFLAYKVFGSSGGYTKLKVIINEGQNRELRRFFGYFDLEVMDLKRVSFGRVSLDMLKPGKWRYFENSEYEDLRDFLKINNVRY, from the coding sequence ATGGAAAAAACAAGACTAAACAAATTTATCTCACATAACACAAACTACTCACGCCGTGAGGCAGATGAGCTGATAAAAGCTGGCAAGGTTAGCATAGCAGGGCGTGTGGTTAGCGACCTTGCTACGAGCGTAGATGAAGATGACAAAGTGCGTATAAATGGCCGTTTGATAAAGCTAAAAAAAGAATTTACCGTTATCGTTTATCACAAACAAAAGGGTGAGCTAGTTAGCAAGAAAGATGACCGCGGACGAAAGACGATATATGACACGTTAGATAAGAAATTTGCAAAATTTGTTAGCGTGGGACGCTTAGACTACGCAAGCGAGGGGCTACTTTTACTAACCGACGCTCCAGCGATCGCCACAGCGCTAATGAATAGCGATATAGAAAGAGAGTACTATCTAAAGGTAAAGGGTGAAATTTCAAAAGAGGTGATAGAGGCGATGACAAATGGCTTTTTTGCCAAGGACGCCACCAAAGGCGCGCACGCAAAAACCACTATAAAATCAATGGAATTTAAGCCATTTCTAGCCTATAAAGTCTTTGGCTCAAGTGGTGGTTACACAAAACTAAAAGTCATCATCAATGAGGGACAAAATAGGGAGCTTCGCCGCTTCTTTGGCTACTTTGACCTTGAAGTAATGGATCTAAAAAGGGTTAGCTTTGGTCGTGTTAGCCTTGATATGCTAAAGCCTGGCAAATGGCGCTACTTTGAAAACAGCGAATACGAAGACCTAAGAGACTTTTTAAAGATTAATAACGTTAGATACTAA
- a CDS encoding FKBP-type peptidyl-prolyl cis-trans isomerase, with the protein MKNKVLKFTLLLSLSASGLLANVDSNESYAMGATSGGYVLKGLLEQKQIGISYDAEAVIKGFSDALKGELKLSDDEIAKLLNKRAENLDKIVKEKEAAILKENLKQGKAFMDKNAKNKNVKTTKSKLQYEILKSSKKGATPKQESIIIANYKASFIDGKVFDETKEAPAHLSMLNLIPGLEEGLMLMKEGDKFKFVIPPELAYGDSGMEGIPGGETIVFEIELVKVLKPGELAEAAKKIHEKELNEGIKKPH; encoded by the coding sequence ATGAAAAATAAGGTTTTAAAATTTACGCTACTTCTTAGCTTAAGTGCTTCTGGTTTGCTTGCAAATGTAGATTCAAATGAGTCTTATGCTATGGGAGCAACAAGTGGCGGATATGTTTTAAAAGGGTTACTTGAACAAAAACAAATAGGCATTAGCTACGATGCTGAGGCCGTTATCAAAGGTTTTAGTGATGCACTAAAAGGAGAGCTAAAACTAAGCGATGATGAGATAGCAAAGCTACTAAATAAAAGAGCTGAAAATTTAGACAAGATAGTAAAAGAAAAAGAAGCCGCCATACTTAAAGAGAATTTAAAGCAAGGCAAGGCTTTTATGGATAAAAATGCAAAAAATAAAAATGTAAAAACGACAAAATCAAAATTGCAATATGAAATTTTAAAATCAAGCAAAAAGGGAGCGACTCCAAAACAAGAAAGTATCATCATAGCAAACTACAAAGCTAGCTTTATCGATGGTAAGGTCTTTGATGAGACAAAAGAGGCTCCAGCTCATCTTTCTATGCTAAATTTGATCCCAGGTCTTGAAGAGGGCTTAATGCTCATGAAAGAGGGCGATAAGTTTAAATTTGTTATCCCGCCAGAACTTGCGTACGGCGATAGCGGCATGGAGGGCATACCTGGAGGCGAGACTATCGTTTTTGAGATAGAGCTTGTTAAGGTCTTAAAGCCAGGTGAGTTAGCCGAGGCTGCAAAGAAAATTCACGAGAAAGAACTAAATGAGGGCATCAAAAAGCCTCATTAA
- a CDS encoding SEL1-like repeat protein: MKKSLVLLFACLGLLNAGYIKEALSAKDDHNKLAQIYEDACDKEKKASGCYNLAVLYSRGDGNVKKDEAKAAMLYEKACDQNFSMACSNLGYVYEKGKGVEKDLAKAVKFYEKACSDNEGCTELGLLYANGAGVTKDLKKAKELYEKACKAGDGIGCSNLGYLYAQGEGVEKDYAKAKVNYEMACANEAGIGCDNLGFLYVYAQGVDQNLTKATKLYEQACIYGYEKGCNNYAIMLAEGKGVKEDVEKAREIFTRSCKNGLKEACENLEILGKH, from the coding sequence ATGAAAAAGAGTTTAGTTTTATTGTTTGCTTGTTTGGGACTATTGAATGCTGGCTATATCAAAGAGGCTTTAAGCGCAAAAGACGATCACAATAAGCTAGCACAAATTTATGAAGATGCTTGTGATAAAGAGAAAAAGGCATCAGGCTGCTACAATCTAGCTGTGCTTTACAGCAGAGGTGATGGCAATGTCAAAAAGGACGAAGCAAAGGCAGCAATGCTTTATGAAAAAGCTTGTGATCAAAACTTCTCTATGGCTTGCAGCAACCTTGGCTACGTCTATGAAAAAGGCAAAGGTGTGGAAAAAGACCTAGCAAAAGCAGTTAAATTTTATGAAAAAGCATGTAGCGACAACGAGGGTTGCACGGAGCTTGGCTTGCTTTATGCAAATGGCGCCGGCGTGACAAAGGATCTTAAAAAGGCAAAAGAGCTTTACGAAAAGGCTTGCAAGGCAGGTGATGGCATAGGATGTAGCAATCTCGGCTATCTATATGCGCAAGGTGAAGGTGTCGAGAAAGACTATGCAAAAGCCAAAGTAAACTACGAAATGGCTTGCGCAAACGAAGCTGGCATAGGGTGTGATAATCTTGGCTTTTTATATGTTTATGCACAAGGCGTTGATCAAAACCTCACAAAAGCCACAAAACTTTATGAGCAAGCGTGTATATATGGATATGAAAAGGGCTGCAATAATTACGCTATCATGCTAGCTGAAGGTAAAGGTGTGAAAGAAGATGTAGAAAAAGCGCGTGAAATTTTTACTAGAAGCTGCAAAAATGGCTTAAAAGAAGCGTGCGAGAATTTAGAAATTTTAGGAAAGCATTGA
- a CDS encoding 4Fe-4S dicluster domain-containing protein, translating into MQNQKNRRAFLKSMVVVAAGAGAASSGFAFKSEESVKKPHFGMIFDQNKCVGCTDCEIACRKVNLVPKGQMRLFIEDKTNPKNLLDKRFVRVSCQQCVDAPCVAVCPTKACHKDEKTGIQTTNIDDCIACKYCIVACPYDVRYIDKVTHSAQSCNFCVDTNLKDEKEPACVEACRYEAIVFGDLNDEDSHISKLLAVKDSIRLRAELGTKPSLRYIPKVKMGV; encoded by the coding sequence ATGCAAAATCAAAAAAATAGAAGAGCCTTTTTAAAAAGCATGGTAGTTGTGGCTGCTGGTGCTGGTGCGGCAAGTAGTGGTTTTGCTTTTAAGAGTGAAGAAAGTGTAAAAAAACCACACTTTGGTATGATATTTGACCAAAATAAATGTGTTGGCTGTACAGACTGCGAGATAGCTTGCAGAAAGGTAAATTTAGTCCCAAAAGGACAGATGAGACTTTTTATAGAAGATAAGACTAATCCTAAAAATTTACTCGATAAAAGATTTGTAAGAGTATCTTGTCAGCAGTGCGTCGATGCGCCTTGTGTAGCTGTTTGTCCGACCAAGGCTTGTCATAAAGACGAAAAAACTGGCATACAAACTACAAACATAGATGATTGTATCGCCTGTAAATACTGCATCGTAGCCTGTCCATATGATGTGAGATATATCGATAAGGTTACGCACTCAGCTCAAAGCTGTAACTTTTGCGTAGATACAAATTTAAAGGACGAAAAAGAGCCAGCTTGCGTAGAAGCTTGTAGATATGAAGCGATCGTCTTTGGTGATCTTAACGATGAAGATTCTCACATCAGCAAGCTACTAGCCGTAAAAGATAGCATAAGGCTAAGAGCAGAGCTTGGCACAAAACCAAGCCTTAGATATATTCCTAAAGTAAAAATGGGGGTGTAA
- a CDS encoding tetratricopeptide repeat protein: MVGVKQDYNKAAELFEKACNGKNIESCSILGVFYESGQGVKQDYLKAAELYKKACDNNFPESCHNLGFLYINGQGVKKDYLKAAKLLEKACDGGDIKGCYNLGVLYNNGQGLRQDHHKAAELYKKACNGGNIKGCYNLGALYNNGQGLRQNYHTAKEYFGKACDLGDQNGCDAYKKLNEKGF, translated from the coding sequence ATGGTAGGAGTAAAGCAAGACTATAACAAAGCAGCAGAACTATTTGAAAAAGCCTGCAATGGTAAGAATATTGAGAGTTGTAGTATTTTAGGAGTTTTTTATGAGAGTGGACAAGGAGTAAAACAGGATTACCTTAAAGCAGCAGAACTGTATAAAAAAGCTTGTGACAACAATTTTCCCGAGAGTTGTCACAATTTAGGATTTTTGTATATAAATGGTCAAGGAGTAAAAAAAGATTACCTTAAAGCAGCAAAGTTACTTGAAAAAGCTTGTGATGGTGGAGATATTAAGGGTTGTTATAACTTGGGAGTTTTATATAACAATGGACAAGGCTTAAGACAAGATCACCATAAAGCAGCTGAACTATATAAAAAAGCTTGTAATGGTGGCAATATCAAAGGTTGTTATAACTTAGGGGCTTTGTATAATAATGGACAAGGCTTAAGACAAAACTACCACACTGCGAAAGAGTATTTTGGTAAAGCATGTGATTTAGGAGATCAAAATGGATGTGACGCCTATAAAAAACTAAATGAAAAAGGCTTTTAA
- the nrfD gene encoding NrfD/PsrC family molybdoenzyme membrane anchor subunit, translating into MDGALNFTATFSHGVEWGWPIAVYLLLAGMSGGALIAAILLKHYKKQENFSPFFKAASLLAFVSIMLGMVCLIADLEKPLLFWKILINYNFTSVMSIGVAGLCVFIPLSFLMCLYAFNDEISNFLAKSLKSFSALFALIMKILIPLYPFLSRICLIFAVIICAYTGFLISVLIRFPLLNTAVLPALFIASGLSAGISGSSLVAAALFKEDPHSSDLHSLHSVEFSVLGAEILLILMLFVSLLLGSSYQQNAAVAFYSGVWAKFFWLGVVLVGFIVPFVLNFAFGKKVASLKFSFYISSLAAVIGVLLLRVFILYAGQTYSI; encoded by the coding sequence ATGGATGGTGCATTAAATTTTACTGCAACATTTTCGCATGGAGTAGAGTGGGGCTGGCCGATCGCTGTTTATCTTTTGCTAGCTGGTATGAGTGGTGGAGCGCTAATCGCTGCTATACTTTTAAAACACTATAAAAAGCAAGAGAACTTTAGCCCATTCTTTAAGGCTGCTTCGCTTTTAGCATTTGTTAGCATCATGCTTGGTATGGTTTGTTTAATAGCTGATCTTGAAAAGCCACTTTTATTTTGGAAAATTTTGATTAATTATAATTTCACATCAGTTATGTCTATCGGTGTTGCTGGACTTTGTGTATTTATACCGCTTAGCTTTTTGATGTGCCTTTATGCATTTAATGATGAGATTTCAAATTTCTTAGCTAAAAGTTTAAAGTCCTTTAGCGCTCTTTTTGCACTAATAATGAAAATTTTAATACCACTTTATCCATTTTTAAGTCGTATTTGTCTTATTTTTGCTGTAATAATTTGTGCTTATACTGGATTTTTGATCTCAGTTTTGATTAGATTTCCACTTTTAAACACAGCTGTGCTTCCAGCTTTATTTATAGCTTCAGGACTAAGTGCTGGTATAAGTGGCAGTAGCTTGGTCGCAGCAGCTTTATTTAAAGAAGATCCACATTCAAGCGACCTTCATTCGCTTCATAGCGTAGAATTTAGCGTTTTGGGAGCTGAAATTTTACTCATTTTAATGCTTTTTGTATCGCTTTTACTTGGTTCAAGTTATCAGCAAAATGCAGCTGTTGCTTTTTATAGTGGCGTTTGGGCGAAATTCTTTTGGCTTGGTGTTGTGCTAGTTGGCTTTATTGTGCCTTTTGTTTTAAATTTTGCATTTGGCAAAAAAGTAGCTAGTCTAAAATTTAGCTTTTATATCAGTTCATTAGCGGCTGTTATCGGTGTTTTACTGCTTAGGGTGTTTATACTTTATGCGGGACAAACTTATAGCATTTAA
- a CDS encoding nitrous oxide reductase accessory protein NosL, with protein MILRSILSSALLATILFSASTNEQAVKMKPMFQSVDPSKATLVGNGEGKEYCAVCGMNLVKFYKTNHVYNGKQVASLHCLYELTEGKIPSDAQVVDTKNLNLIDVNKAFYVVGSSVKGTMTRNSKYAFSTEADAKEFQAENGGEIMNFAKAYEIAGQDFEGDNKMIKAKREDGVYAHGKEFYEANCDKTDPKSFKAISELKAHLKQVCDSKEASKAPEYDKHLQAAALYLWDAPANLGTSNQASKAKQEIKKPERIVVPKGTRCAVCGMLVKNSPWATLIKADGKDYYFDDVKDMAQFYFADGKMKDAYVSDYYTLEKLDAKDAFYVHGSNVYGPMGDEFIPFKDEAKAESFLKDHAGKGVIRFDEIKNFIGK; from the coding sequence ATGATTTTACGTTCTATCTTGAGTTCAGCACTACTAGCAACCATACTTTTTAGTGCTTCTACAAATGAACAAGCCGTCAAAATGAAACCGATGTTTCAAAGCGTGGATCCTAGCAAGGCTACACTAGTAGGAAATGGCGAGGGCAAGGAGTACTGCGCCGTTTGTGGAATGAATTTGGTTAAATTTTATAAGACCAATCACGTATATAACGGCAAGCAAGTAGCATCACTCCACTGCCTATACGAGCTAACAGAAGGCAAGATCCCAAGCGACGCACAAGTCGTTGATACTAAAAATTTAAATTTGATCGACGTAAACAAGGCATTTTACGTAGTTGGTAGTAGCGTCAAAGGCACAATGACTAGAAATAGCAAATATGCCTTCTCAACCGAGGCTGACGCAAAAGAATTTCAAGCAGAAAATGGCGGCGAAATAATGAACTTTGCTAAAGCTTACGAGATCGCTGGACAGGATTTCGAGGGTGATAATAAAATGATAAAAGCTAAACGTGAGGACGGCGTTTACGCACATGGTAAGGAATTTTACGAGGCAAACTGCGATAAAACTGATCCAAAAAGCTTTAAAGCTATCTCTGAGCTAAAAGCTCATCTTAAACAAGTATGTGACTCAAAAGAGGCCAGCAAAGCTCCAGAGTACGACAAACACCTACAAGCTGCCGCTTTGTATCTATGGGACGCTCCGGCAAATTTAGGTACTAGCAACCAAGCCTCAAAAGCTAAACAAGAAATAAAAAAACCTGAGAGAATAGTCGTACCAAAGGGCACAAGATGTGCGGTATGTGGCATGCTTGTCAAAAATTCTCCATGGGCGACACTCATCAAAGCAGATGGCAAGGATTATTATTTTGATGATGTAAAAGATATGGCGCAATTTTACTTTGCGGATGGCAAAATGAAAGATGCTTATGTGAGCGATTATTACACGCTAGAAAAGCTTGATGCAAAAGATGCGTTTTATGTTCACGGCTCAAACGTTTATGGACCAATGGGCGATGAGTTTATTCCATTTAAAGACGAAGCAAAGGCAGAGAGCTTTTTAAAAGATCATGCTGGCAAAGGTGTCATAAGATTTGACGAGATAAAGAATTTTATCGGTAAATAA
- a CDS encoding ABC transporter permease, giving the protein MIGKNFINYAVVLLFKDRKDHLFSFCLFALIIFVLSSVLFISGSIQHDLINLVKDRSSIVVSAFRAGKNDLMHPGYIYDISKIDGVSDVKGVVDGEYYFVQKRVWFHLYEDDSLKEDEMIVGEGVKAAMNELYYDESFNFLTEERMIPVKILKTMPVQSGLISNNAIFLHPNTLRAILNLKNEEYTKLYVEVPNTDEISEVALKIENLYPNSFALSIEDEVAKVRHLYYYKGGIFMSIYVSVMLIFFVLLKNQISLAYGSKKREIAILRSIGFCIKDIIFLKFIQNFIVSVSAFLLGVMLAYLFVFVLNAPLLKGIFLGDELLNFTNFTPILEFDKLFLIFVFGVIPFLAFVLIPSWRVASSDINEGLK; this is encoded by the coding sequence ATGATAGGTAAAAATTTTATAAACTACGCCGTGGTTCTGCTTTTTAAAGATAGGAAGGATCACCTTTTTAGCTTTTGCCTCTTTGCACTCATTATCTTTGTGCTAAGCTCGGTACTTTTCATCTCTGGATCGATCCAACATGATCTTATAAATTTAGTAAAAGATAGATCAAGTATAGTAGTGAGTGCATTTCGTGCTGGCAAAAATGATCTCATGCACCCTGGCTATATCTACGATATCTCGAAGATTGATGGCGTAAGTGATGTAAAGGGTGTAGTTGATGGAGAGTACTACTTCGTGCAAAAGCGTGTTTGGTTTCATCTATATGAAGATGATAGCTTAAAAGAGGATGAGATGATCGTCGGAGAAGGTGTCAAGGCAGCGATGAATGAACTTTACTACGATGAGAGCTTTAATTTTCTAACTGAAGAGCGCATGATACCAGTAAAGATATTAAAGACTATGCCGGTACAAAGTGGTTTAATCTCAAATAACGCTATATTTTTGCATCCAAATACGCTAAGAGCTATCTTAAATTTAAAAAATGAAGAGTATACAAAGCTCTACGTTGAGGTACCAAACACAGATGAGATCAGTGAAGTAGCTTTAAAGATAGAGAATTTATATCCAAATTCTTTCGCTCTTAGTATAGAAGATGAAGTGGCTAAGGTTAGGCACCTTTATTATTATAAGGGTGGAATTTTTATGAGCATTTACGTTAGTGTTATGCTTATATTCTTTGTCTTGCTTAAAAACCAAATTTCACTCGCCTATGGTAGTAAAAAGCGTGAAATAGCTATTTTAAGAAGCATTGGTTTTTGTATAAAAGACATTATATTTTTAAAATTTATACAAAATTTTATCGTTAGTGTTAGCGCTTTTTTACTCGGTGTTATGCTGGCTTATCTCTTTGTTTTTGTATTAAATGCTCCACTTTTAAAAGGGATATTTTTAGGTGATGAGCTTTTAAATTTTACAAATTTCACGCCTATTTTAGAGTTTGACAAGCTCTTTTTGATCTTTGTTTTTGGTGTGATACCATTTTTGGCGTTTGTACTCATACCTTCATGGAGAGTAGCAAGTAGTGACATAAATGAGGGGCTAAAATGA
- the ccsA gene encoding cytochrome c biogenesis protein CcsA: MRILNIYRLSLILLFILAFGAGLATFLENFYDTQTARVLVYEALWYECVMFACAICLAISIVKTKMYKKFGAFLIHLAFIVIFIGAALTRYFGEEGVMHLRALQSSNIMQSVKPYLRVEMLGENFSYPLRLSLFGKNDFEFKNFIDGKEFIINLLGYKKDEKNAPATLSLEISFNGEKKSIKLKGGAGYELDPSVLSFGGQEVKFYFSSKALNLPFSLKLDEFILERYAGLNSPSSYISKVSIAGGKYDISLNNPLTIDGYKIFQSSYDPDELGSAFEISRDPGKIPTYIGYFLLCLGFVANLFSKKSRFFRLLNFIKGSQIAFLAVLLLNATPNFANENNKNLDAHASKFAKILTQANSRIAPVSSYSRAVISKISTKTTLFGLSSEELMLSFAILPKEWMDKRIVKITSERVGELLGVNEKFASFNDIFNENGEYKLAKFVEAANEKSASKRDKFDNDVIKFDERLNVLYLALKGEILKFIPAKNGDKLTWLGVNEAFGSSEISSELKSVLGAYIENLSLCVKNGECTGADKSLEKISSYQRSTLGSLAPSEAKVELEVLYNQMEIFKFLIYFYMILGLVSLALGFYRLFSGKKFRFEKALSLAFYFGFAVHLLNLALRAYISGHAPWSDAYESLVYISLASVLAGVLFFKHQSFALGAASLFASVSLLVAHLNFINPQITNLVPVLKSFWLSVHVSVITASYGFLGFSFVLGLLGLLLMAIKNQKNEQKLSEQIRYLAATNELSLIIGLSLLTIGNFLGGVWANESWGRYWGWDSKESWSYITIIIYAIVLHLRFIPRLKNIFTFLVASVLSFGSVIFTYFGVNFYLSGLHSYANGDGFSVSNLLYLLLMLLALLIAFAYRGKDIKEI; this comes from the coding sequence ATGAGAATTTTAAATATCTACCGCTTGTCTTTGATATTATTATTTATTCTTGCTTTTGGTGCAGGGCTTGCGACTTTTTTAGAAAATTTTTATGACACACAAACGGCCAGAGTGCTTGTTTATGAAGCGCTTTGGTACGAGTGTGTTATGTTTGCTTGTGCCATTTGTTTAGCCATTAGTATCGTAAAAACCAAGATGTATAAAAAATTTGGCGCATTTTTGATACATCTTGCTTTTATCGTTATCTTCATCGGAGCTGCGCTTACAAGGTATTTTGGCGAAGAGGGCGTTATGCATCTTAGAGCTCTGCAAAGCTCAAATATAATGCAAAGCGTCAAGCCTTATCTTAGAGTCGAAATGCTTGGAGAAAATTTTAGTTATCCATTAAGATTAAGCTTATTTGGTAAAAACGACTTTGAGTTTAAAAATTTTATAGATGGCAAAGAATTTATAATTAACTTGCTTGGATATAAAAAAGATGAGAAAAACGCTCCAGCTACGCTTAGTTTGGAGATAAGCTTTAACGGCGAAAAAAAGAGTATTAAACTAAAAGGTGGAGCTGGATATGAGCTAGACCCTAGTGTGCTAAGTTTTGGTGGGCAAGAGGTGAAATTTTACTTTAGCTCAAAGGCTTTAAATTTACCATTTTCATTAAAGCTTGACGAGTTTATTTTAGAGCGATATGCGGGGCTAAATAGTCCATCATCTTATATAAGCAAAGTAAGTATCGCTGGCGGTAAGTACGACATCTCGCTAAATAATCCACTAACGATTGATGGCTATAAAATTTTTCAGTCTTCATACGATCCTGACGAGCTTGGAAGTGCTTTTGAGATCAGTCGTGATCCTGGCAAAATCCCAACTTACATAGGATATTTTTTGCTTTGCCTTGGCTTTGTGGCAAATTTATTTAGTAAAAAGAGCCGATTTTTTAGGCTACTAAATTTCATAAAAGGTTCGCAAATCGCATTTTTGGCTGTTTTGCTTTTAAATGCTACTCCAAATTTTGCTAATGAAAATAATAAAAATTTAGACGCTCATGCAAGTAAATTTGCTAAAATTTTGACTCAAGCTAATAGTAGAATCGCTCCAGTAAGCTCTTACTCAAGAGCTGTGATAAGTAAAATTTCAACCAAAACCACGCTATTTGGGCTTAGCAGCGAGGAGCTAATGCTCTCTTTTGCCATCTTGCCAAAAGAGTGGATGGATAAAAGGATAGTAAAGATCACAAGTGAGCGTGTGGGCGAGCTTTTGGGAGTTAATGAGAAATTTGCTAGTTTTAACGACATTTTTAACGAAAATGGCGAGTATAAGCTGGCTAAATTTGTAGAAGCTGCAAATGAAAAATCCGCCTCAAAAAGAGATAAATTTGACAACGATGTCATTAAATTTGACGAGAGATTAAATGTCTTATATCTTGCACTAAAGGGAGAAATTTTAAAATTTATACCAGCTAAAAATGGCGATAAATTAACATGGCTAGGCGTAAATGAAGCCTTTGGCTCAAGTGAAATTTCAAGCGAGCTTAAAAGCGTTTTAGGCGCTTATATAGAAAATTTAAGCCTTTGTGTAAAAAATGGCGAGTGTACTGGGGCTGATAAGAGCTTGGAGAAAATTTCAAGCTATCAAAGAAGCACTCTAGGCTCCCTTGCGCCAAGCGAGGCAAAGGTGGAGCTTGAAGTGCTTTATAACCAAATGGAAATTTTTAAATTTCTTATATATTTTTACATGATCCTTGGGCTAGTTTCGCTCGCTCTTGGCTTTTATAGGCTATTTTCTGGAAAGAAATTTAGATTTGAAAAAGCGCTTAGCCTTGCATTTTATTTTGGCTTTGCGGTGCATTTGTTAAATTTAGCTCTTCGTGCTTATATCTCAGGGCATGCACCTTGGAGTGATGCCTATGAGAGCTTAGTGTATATCTCGCTTGCAAGTGTACTAGCTGGAGTTTTATTTTTTAAACATCAAAGCTTTGCTCTTGGAGCTGCTTCACTTTTTGCAAGTGTTAGTTTGCTTGTAGCTCATCTAAATTTTATAAATCCACAAATAACAAATCTAGTCCCAGTTTTAAAGTCATTTTGGCTTAGTGTGCATGTAAGTGTCATTACGGCAAGCTATGGCTTTTTAGGTTTTAGCTTTGTGCTCGGGCTTCTTGGGCTTCTTTTAATGGCTATAAAAAATCAAAAAAACGAGCAAAAGCTCAGCGAGCAGATAAGATACCTCGCCGCAACTAATGAGCTAAGCCTCATCATAGGACTTAGTTTGCTAACTATTGGAAATTTCCTTGGCGGCGTCTGGGCGAATGAGAGCTGGGGTAGATACTGGGGCTGGGATAGCAAAGAGAGCTGGTCGTACATTACGATAATTATTTATGCTATTGTGCTTCATTTAAGATTTATCCCAAGATTAAAAAATATTTTTACCTTTTTAGTAGCTAGCGTGCTCTCTTTTGGTTCAGTTATTTTTACCTATTTTGGTGTAAATTTCTATCTAAGCGGACTTCACTCATACGCAAATGGCGATGGATTTAGCGTTTCGAATTTGCTTTATTTGCTTTTAATGCTTTTAGCTTTGCTAATCGCCTTTGCTTATAGAGGTAAGGATATAAAAGAGATTTAG